A single window of Anaerocolumna chitinilytica DNA harbors:
- a CDS encoding MFS transporter, with amino-acid sequence MKKRLQSLTAAAFKKSIISSFLPENNALLMFTIEGVLFAIATNIINNNNNLFALRLGATDAQVSQVTAIPQFVGLLVLLPIGILTDRLRNKGLMVRLSLLALAFFYLLIGFVPFLEHYRFLVFLILLSLSMGPMTGYNASWQAYFSDVVPFEKRNRVLTARTGGMFFINVALPLVTGALLAYSTELSYKIKVHQIFYWFIFAMFLLQVVAVARIKGGVTEGTDSLSLTHLRASIKDIIKYKPFIKFLAGALFFYVFWQADWTLYFLGQVNYLKMNEAWLSYAAIGAALAQFVTIGLWSRINERFGPRFGVIFGNLGLAFCPICMMISTSLPGKAGMITFLVLNTLANLAFATIPLNLPQYLLSVIPEKNKTISISIYTVFITLSNAIMPMAGVKAYQLLGNNIHAFRRVFLILFLFRIASTFQWYLSYKSHKRELENEKQISGI; translated from the coding sequence ATGAAGAAACGCTTGCAGAGTTTAACTGCAGCTGCCTTTAAGAAAAGCATCATTTCTTCTTTTTTACCGGAAAATAATGCTCTGCTTATGTTTACTATCGAAGGAGTTCTATTTGCGATAGCAACGAACATTATTAATAATAACAATAATTTATTTGCCCTCCGGCTGGGAGCAACGGATGCACAGGTAAGTCAAGTGACTGCCATCCCCCAGTTTGTAGGGCTTCTTGTATTACTTCCCATTGGGATATTAACAGATCGATTGCGTAATAAAGGTCTTATGGTCAGACTTTCTTTACTGGCACTTGCCTTCTTTTATTTACTTATTGGCTTTGTACCATTTTTGGAGCATTATCGTTTTTTGGTATTTTTGATACTGTTAAGTTTGTCTATGGGGCCAATGACCGGTTATAATGCCAGTTGGCAGGCATATTTTTCGGATGTTGTTCCATTTGAAAAGAGAAATCGTGTTTTGACAGCACGAACGGGTGGAATGTTTTTTATCAATGTTGCCTTACCCCTTGTAACAGGTGCTCTGCTTGCATATTCTACTGAACTTAGCTACAAGATAAAAGTGCATCAGATATTTTATTGGTTTATATTCGCCATGTTTCTATTGCAGGTGGTAGCTGTTGCCAGGATTAAAGGTGGTGTTACAGAAGGGACAGATTCCCTTAGTCTGACTCACTTGAGAGCTTCAATAAAGGATATCATAAAATATAAACCATTTATAAAATTTCTTGCCGGAGCACTTTTTTTCTATGTTTTCTGGCAAGCGGACTGGACACTTTATTTCTTAGGTCAAGTTAACTATCTTAAGATGAATGAAGCATGGCTAAGCTATGCTGCGATTGGAGCGGCACTTGCCCAGTTTGTAACTATCGGCCTTTGGAGCAGGATAAATGAAAGATTCGGACCAAGATTTGGTGTTATTTTCGGTAATTTAGGACTTGCTTTTTGCCCTATATGTATGATGATTTCTACGAGTCTTCCAGGGAAGGCGGGAATGATAACCTTTCTTGTATTGAATACATTAGCTAATTTAGCCTTTGCTACGATACCATTAAATCTACCGCAATATCTGCTCTCTGTGATACCGGAGAAGAATAAAACCATTAGTATTTCGATTTATACGGTATTTATCACTCTGAGTAATGCAATTATGCCAATGGCAGGAGTTAAAGCCTATCAGCTGCTTGGAAACAACATTCATGCATTCCGAAGGGTTTTCCTGATACTGTTTCTATTTCGTATAGCATCTACCTTTCAATGGTATTTAAGTTATAAAAGCCATAAGAGAGAACTTGAAAATGAAAAACAAATATCCGGAATATAA
- the ilvA gene encoding threonine ammonia-lyase, with protein sequence MMTLDKFEEASETVKRVTLRTKLIYSDYFSDTTGNKVFLKPENMQFTGAYKVRGAYYKISTLSKEEREKGLITASAGNHAQGVAYASRIYGAKAVIVMPTTTPLIKVNRTKSYGAEVILHGNVYDDACQYALKLAEEKGYTFIHPFDDEVVATGQGTIAMEIFKEIPTVDIILVPIGGGGLAAGVSTLAKLLNPNVKVIGVEPLGANCMEESLKAGHVVTLPQVDTIADGTAVKTPGSNIFPYIQKNIDEIITIDDRELIVSFLDMIENHKMVVENSGLLTVAALKHLNCSGKKVVSILSGGNMDVITVSSVVQHGLIQRGRIFTVSVLLPDRPGELVNVANVIAENQGNIIRLDHNQFVSINRNSAVELTITMETFGHEHKDVIVQALKKKGYNPQIVQPKNTYY encoded by the coding sequence ATGATGACATTGGATAAGTTTGAGGAAGCTTCAGAAACGGTAAAGCGGGTAACTTTAAGAACAAAACTAATCTACAGCGATTATTTTTCTGACACTACGGGAAACAAAGTATTTTTAAAACCTGAAAATATGCAGTTTACCGGCGCTTATAAGGTGAGAGGTGCTTATTATAAAATCAGCACTCTAAGCAAGGAAGAAAGGGAAAAGGGTCTTATTACAGCTTCTGCGGGAAATCATGCCCAGGGAGTTGCTTACGCTTCCCGAATATATGGAGCAAAGGCTGTTATAGTTATGCCTACCACCACTCCCCTTATTAAGGTTAATCGTACTAAGAGTTACGGTGCGGAAGTTATTCTGCATGGCAATGTGTACGATGATGCCTGTCAGTATGCTCTTAAACTTGCCGAGGAAAAAGGGTATACCTTTATCCATCCCTTTGATGATGAAGTGGTAGCAACAGGACAGGGAACCATAGCAATGGAAATCTTCAAAGAAATTCCGACTGTTGACATCATTCTGGTGCCAATCGGGGGAGGCGGCCTTGCAGCAGGTGTATCTACCCTGGCAAAACTCTTAAATCCAAATGTCAAAGTCATTGGTGTAGAACCTTTAGGTGCAAACTGTATGGAGGAATCCTTAAAAGCAGGCCATGTAGTAACACTGCCTCAGGTGGATACCATAGCAGACGGTACAGCAGTTAAAACACCCGGAAGCAATATATTTCCGTATATTCAGAAGAATATCGATGAAATCATAACAATCGATGACAGAGAATTAATTGTAAGTTTTCTGGATATGATAGAAAACCATAAGATGGTTGTTGAAAACTCGGGACTTCTAACCGTTGCAGCGCTTAAACATTTAAATTGCAGCGGGAAGAAGGTAGTCTCAATCCTCAGCGGAGGTAACATGGATGTCATCACTGTATCCTCAGTGGTACAGCACGGACTTATTCAAAGGGGGCGTATATTTACAGTATCCGTTCTTTTGCCGGACCGTCCCGGTGAGCTTGTGAATGTCGCTAATGTCATCGCAGAGAATCAGGGTAATATCATACGTCTGGATCATAACCAGTTCGTTTCCATAAACCGTAACAGTGCGGTGGAATTAACGATTACCATGGAGACCTTTGGACATGAGCACAAAGACGTTATTGTTCAGGCATTAAAAAAGAAAGGCTATAATCCACAGATTGTACAGCCTAAGAATACATACTATTAA
- a CDS encoding sodium-translocating pyrophosphatase, which translates to MLNLANATTFEIVAIWCVLLISFLGLGYALLLRRQIMKYDKGTAKMQEVWGAIKVGADTYLKRQLKTIVPLIVILTVVLFLSVYVVPPSDEAMSRFAGKSEETVKIIIGIGRAIAFVMGACFSLMVGQFGMRMAVEGNVRVASASRRSFGEALKIAYRTGTITGMLTDGLGLLGGTLIFMIFGIAAPDALLGFGFGGTLLALFMRVGGGIYTKAADVGADLVGKVEAGLPEDDERNAAVIADLVGDNVGDCAGMAADIFESYEVTIVSGLILGLALMNLNHGDLKWIVFPLLVRGIGVLSSMIGTYLVRGSKELKGSNALSSINKGFYISAAISLVSFALLAHFYMKEWNAFFSVGIGIVLAIVLDEITKYFTDTHYKPVKEIAASSKTGSATLLLRGISEGFESAVWQTIVIAVTIISSTLIYHGMGITYILYGVAMTGIGMLTLTGNNVAMDSFGPIADNANGVGELSGLDKEARKVMDHLDATGNTTKAITKGVAIGSAVIAAVSLFGSFLTDITKIQTQMNISESLRIASTGIRVSEPKVFVGVLIGACIPWLFSSLIINAVTRAAAKIVEEVRRQFKIPGLLERKVKPDYQKAVDICTVSAQKELLGLALIGILSPLVVGILLGVESLGGFLAGVIVSGQLLAVFMSNTGGAWDNAKKTIEDGLYGGKGSEAHKAAVVGDTVGDPLKDTAGPALNPMIKVINMVSLLAAPVLVQYNAKNWGMIATFIVCAVVIVISILYSKNGGFSFLKGKSGKA; encoded by the coding sequence ATGTTAAATCTAGCAAATGCGACTACCTTTGAAATAGTCGCAATCTGGTGCGTACTTCTCATTTCCTTTCTGGGATTAGGATATGCTCTGCTACTCAGAAGACAAATTATGAAGTATGACAAAGGAACTGCTAAAATGCAGGAAGTATGGGGCGCTATCAAAGTTGGTGCAGATACCTACCTGAAAAGGCAGCTAAAGACAATTGTGCCGCTTATTGTTATTCTTACCGTTGTATTGTTTTTATCTGTTTATGTTGTTCCGCCTTCGGATGAAGCGATGAGTCGTTTTGCTGGGAAGTCCGAGGAGACAGTTAAAATAATTATCGGTATCGGACGTGCTATTGCCTTTGTTATGGGCGCTTGCTTCTCATTAATGGTCGGACAGTTCGGTATGAGAATGGCTGTTGAAGGTAATGTTCGTGTTGCTTCCGCATCCAGAAGAAGCTTTGGTGAAGCTCTCAAAATAGCATATAGAACAGGAACTATAACCGGAATGCTGACAGACGGTTTAGGTCTTCTTGGTGGTACTTTGATATTTATGATATTTGGTATTGCCGCACCGGATGCACTCTTAGGATTTGGTTTTGGCGGTACTTTATTAGCCCTATTTATGAGAGTGGGCGGTGGTATCTATACAAAAGCAGCAGATGTAGGAGCTGATCTTGTAGGTAAGGTGGAAGCAGGCCTTCCGGAAGATGATGAAAGAAATGCAGCTGTTATAGCTGACCTTGTTGGTGATAATGTTGGTGACTGTGCCGGAATGGCAGCAGACATCTTCGAATCCTATGAAGTTACCATTGTTTCCGGTCTTATTCTTGGTCTCGCATTAATGAACCTTAACCATGGCGATTTGAAGTGGATCGTATTTCCTTTGTTGGTAAGAGGTATTGGGGTACTTTCTTCCATGATAGGTACATATCTGGTTAGAGGTTCTAAAGAACTTAAAGGTAGTAATGCTTTATCATCCATTAATAAAGGCTTTTATATTTCTGCCGCAATCAGTCTCGTTTCCTTTGCTTTGCTCGCTCATTTTTATATGAAAGAATGGAATGCATTCTTTTCAGTAGGTATTGGTATTGTTCTTGCAATTGTTCTTGATGAAATTACAAAATACTTTACAGATACACACTACAAGCCGGTGAAAGAAATTGCTGCCTCCTCCAAGACAGGCTCTGCAACGCTTCTATTGCGCGGTATTTCAGAAGGCTTTGAAAGTGCTGTATGGCAGACAATCGTTATTGCTGTTACAATAATATCATCTACTCTGATTTATCATGGTATGGGAATAACTTATATACTTTATGGTGTGGCTATGACTGGTATTGGTATGCTTACTCTTACCGGAAATAACGTAGCCATGGATTCATTTGGTCCTATTGCTGATAATGCAAATGGTGTTGGAGAGCTTTCCGGCCTTGACAAAGAAGCCAGAAAAGTTATGGATCATCTGGATGCTACCGGAAATACAACAAAAGCAATCACGAAGGGTGTTGCAATCGGTTCAGCCGTTATTGCTGCCGTTTCACTTTTTGGTTCTTTCCTAACAGATATTACAAAGATACAGACACAGATGAATATCAGCGAGTCCTTAAGAATAGCTTCCACGGGTATCAGAGTATCTGAACCCAAGGTATTTGTAGGTGTTCTAATTGGAGCATGTATTCCCTGGTTATTTTCCTCCCTTATTATTAATGCGGTTACCAGAGCGGCAGCAAAGATAGTTGAGGAAGTAAGAAGACAATTTAAAATACCCGGATTATTAGAAAGAAAAGTGAAACCGGATTATCAAAAAGCTGTTGATATCTGTACTGTTTCAGCACAAAAGGAACTTTTAGGGCTTGCACTTATCGGAATCTTAAGTCCCTTGGTTGTAGGTATTCTCCTGGGAGTAGAGTCTCTAGGAGGCTTCCTGGCAGGTGTAATTGTTTCTGGACAGCTTTTAGCCGTATTTATGTCTAATACCGGCGGAGCATGGGATAATGCCAAAAAGACCATTGAAGATGGCTTGTATGGCGGTAAGGGTTCTGAGGCTCACAAAGCAGCTGTTGTTGGCGATACTGTTGGTGATCCTTTAAAGGATACAGCAGGTCCTGCGCTTAATCCTATGATTAAGGTTATTAACATGGTATCCCTGCTTGCAGCTCCCGTACTTGTTCAGTATAACGCCAAGAACTGGGGTATGATAGCAACCTTTATCGTATGCGCTGTTGTAATCGTAATATCTATCTTATATTCGAAAAATGGTGGGTTCTCTTTCCTGAAAGGAAAATCAGGTAAAGCATAA
- a CDS encoding phosphotransferase family protein, which yields MNSKTKNSVSEEILEKMADKAFPMEKIKSAKELTEGYFNTAYLIIFESGFEAILKIAPLKEIQVQSYETDIMKAEVECMELVRQRTKVPVPKVLFHDFTHTIYESDYFFMSKLEGDSLNSMKETLTDEEKDSIELNTGKYNKEINSITGEGFGYYNKVDGHRPWFEVFRGFLKDLFGDAERISLDIGLDYTSVERLLEKHKEFFSEVTTPRLVHWDLWEGNIFIKDKTITGLIDFERCMWADVLLEVGFRSHNQKPDFLEGYGKRTFTEAEDVRILWYDLYLFVAMSMECDYRGYPDRGMYYWAKEQIEKTFAELKLK from the coding sequence ATGAATAGTAAAACAAAGAACAGCGTAAGTGAAGAAATACTTGAAAAAATGGCCGATAAGGCTTTTCCTATGGAAAAAATAAAAAGTGCAAAAGAACTCACGGAAGGATACTTTAATACTGCATACCTAATTATCTTTGAAAGCGGATTTGAAGCGATTCTTAAAATTGCACCATTAAAAGAAATTCAAGTTCAAAGTTATGAAACAGACATTATGAAAGCAGAAGTGGAGTGCATGGAACTTGTTCGGCAGAGAACGAAGGTTCCGGTGCCAAAAGTTCTTTTTCATGATTTTACTCACACAATTTATGAAAGTGATTACTTTTTTATGTCCAAATTAGAGGGAGATAGTTTAAACAGCATGAAAGAAACTCTTACGGATGAAGAAAAGGATTCAATTGAACTGAATACCGGTAAGTACAATAAAGAGATAAATTCCATTACCGGTGAGGGCTTTGGATATTATAATAAGGTGGATGGGCATAGACCTTGGTTTGAGGTATTTCGTGGATTTTTAAAAGATTTGTTTGGGGATGCTGAGAGAATTAGCTTGGATATTGGCCTGGACTATACTTCTGTTGAAAGGTTGTTGGAAAAACACAAAGAGTTTTTTAGCGAAGTAACTACTCCAAGACTGGTACACTGGGATCTTTGGGAGGGTAATATTTTTATCAAAGATAAAACGATTACGGGACTCATTGATTTTGAACGTTGTATGTGGGCTGACGTACTTCTGGAAGTAGGATTTCGTTCACATAACCAAAAGCCGGACTTTTTAGAAGGATACGGTAAAAGGACCTTTACAGAAGCTGAAGATGTTAGGATTCTATGGTATGACTTATATTTATTTGTCGCGATGTCAATGGAATGTGATTATAGAGGTTACCCGGATAGAGGTATGTATTACTGGGCAAAGGAGCAAATAGAAAAAACATTTGCAGAATTAAAGTTAAAATAA
- a CDS encoding regulatory protein RecX, which yields MIVTGLEQYGKNKVKVYLEEEYYFMLYNREIYRYGLKVDKEVSDLIVKELNDHMVKRAKQKVMALLKSMNRTEAELRAKLALSGYREAAIDEAIEYVKNYHYIDDSRYAANYVRLKKQNKSRRQIIGELKQKGVSDEEIEEALGTEYDNEEEAIKREILKKAKDIDNLSREEKQKLAAKLYRKGYGMDLIKSHVKLDY from the coding sequence ATGATTGTAACGGGTTTAGAACAATACGGTAAGAATAAAGTAAAAGTATATTTGGAAGAAGAATATTACTTCATGCTTTATAACAGAGAGATTTATCGATATGGTCTTAAGGTGGACAAGGAAGTTTCTGATTTGATTGTAAAAGAACTTAATGACCATATGGTTAAGAGAGCTAAACAAAAAGTAATGGCTTTATTGAAGAGTATGAATCGTACAGAAGCTGAGCTTAGAGCTAAGCTTGCTCTTTCTGGTTATAGAGAAGCGGCAATTGACGAAGCAATCGAATATGTTAAGAATTATCATTACATCGATGATTCCAGATATGCAGCCAACTATGTACGTTTAAAAAAGCAGAATAAGAGCCGTAGGCAGATCATCGGAGAACTCAAACAAAAAGGGGTATCAGATGAAGAAATAGAAGAAGCTCTTGGAACTGAATATGACAACGAAGAGGAAGCAATTAAGAGAGAAATTCTGAAGAAAGCAAAGGATATAGACAATCTGAGCAGGGAAGAAAAACAAAAATTAGCTGCGAAACTCTATCGTAAGGGATATGGAATGGACCTTATCAAATCACATGTCAAACTTGATTATTAA
- the recA gene encoding recombinase RecA yields the protein MSKEDKSRALESALAQIEKQYGKGSVMKLGDTAAHMNIETVPTGSISLDIALGLGGIPKGRIIEIYGPESSGKTTVALHMVAEVQKIGGIAGFIDAEHALDPVYAKKIGVDIDNLYISQPDNGEQALEITETMVRSGAVDIIIVDSVAALVPKAEIDGDMGDSHMGLQARLMSQALRKLTAAISKSNCIVIFINQLREKVGVMFGNPETTTGGRALKFYSSIRMDVRKIEALKQGGDIVGSRTRIKVVKNKIAPPFKEAEFDIMFGQGISREGDVLDLASNDNIVIKSGAWYAYNDAKIGQGRENAKQFLKENPEVFNEIEKKVREKYNITAGAVISQKEADEQ from the coding sequence ATGTCAAAAGAAGATAAGAGCAGAGCATTGGAATCAGCCCTTGCACAGATTGAGAAACAGTATGGAAAAGGCTCCGTTATGAAACTTGGTGATACGGCAGCGCATATGAATATAGAAACCGTTCCTACAGGATCCATTAGCTTGGATATAGCATTAGGTCTTGGAGGGATACCCAAAGGAAGAATTATTGAAATCTACGGACCGGAATCCAGTGGTAAGACAACAGTAGCTCTTCATATGGTAGCAGAAGTTCAAAAGATAGGCGGAATTGCCGGATTCATTGATGCAGAGCATGCCTTAGATCCTGTATATGCCAAAAAAATAGGTGTAGACATTGACAATCTTTACATATCACAGCCGGATAACGGAGAACAGGCATTGGAGATTACGGAAACAATGGTACGTTCCGGTGCGGTAGATATTATCATAGTAGACTCTGTAGCAGCTCTGGTTCCTAAAGCTGAAATCGACGGTGATATGGGTGATTCTCATATGGGCTTACAAGCCAGATTAATGTCTCAGGCTCTCCGTAAATTAACAGCAGCTATCAGTAAGTCCAACTGTATTGTAATCTTTATCAATCAGTTACGTGAGAAAGTCGGAGTAATGTTTGGTAATCCTGAAACTACTACAGGCGGACGTGCCCTTAAGTTCTATTCCTCTATCCGTATGGACGTTCGTAAGATTGAAGCATTAAAACAGGGCGGAGATATTGTAGGTAGCAGAACTCGAATAAAGGTGGTTAAGAATAAGATAGCCCCTCCTTTTAAAGAAGCTGAATTTGACATAATGTTTGGACAAGGTATTTCCAGAGAAGGCGATGTTCTGGATTTGGCATCCAATGATAATATTGTAATAAAGAGCGGTGCATGGTATGCGTATAACGATGCTAAGATTGGTCAAGGCAGAGAGAATGCCAAGCAATTCCTGAAAGAGAATCCGGAAGTCTTTAATGAGATTGAGAAAAAGGTTAGAGAGAAGTACAATATAACCGCCGGAGCAGTAATTTCCCAAAAGGAAGCAGATGAGCAGTAA